A stretch of Ligilactobacillus faecis DNA encodes these proteins:
- a CDS encoding ABC transporter permease, which produces MGRSSNLKMIVREFKQDKTATVFFLSLTLLIAVIFVWAACLDTNKIMTVDILNQYAPPGKDGMLLGSEQGGRNILYLLVVGTRNSLSIGFAVTLLSQVIGISFGLIAGYYGGKVDNAMMRFLDFMMTLPMLMLIIVIVSIIPNYSMTSFVLIMSAFYWIGTARLIRSRTLAEANKEYILASKTLGTSDLVIIFRELLPNLSSLIIVEAILNLTSNIGIEVGLSFLGFGLPESVPSLGTLIGYAQEPEILTGKIWVWLPAALLILFFCVGFSYIGNVIRRAFDARQRLG; this is translated from the coding sequence ATGGGGAGATCTTCAAATTTAAAAATGATCGTTCGTGAATTCAAACAAGATAAAACGGCGACTGTTTTTTTTCTTAGTTTGACGCTTTTGATCGCCGTGATCTTTGTGTGGGCGGCTTGTTTAGATACGAATAAGATCATGACTGTCGATATTTTGAATCAATATGCACCCCCAGGTAAAGATGGGATGCTTTTAGGAAGTGAACAAGGTGGGAGAAATATTTTATATTTGCTTGTCGTGGGGACGCGCAATTCACTTTCGATCGGTTTTGCAGTTACATTGTTATCACAAGTGATCGGGATCAGTTTTGGACTGATCGCAGGTTACTACGGTGGCAAAGTCGATAACGCGATGATGCGTTTCTTAGATTTCATGATGACCTTACCGATGTTGATGTTGATCATCGTGATCGTTTCGATCATTCCAAATTATAGTATGACAAGTTTTGTTTTGATCATGTCAGCTTTTTATTGGATCGGAACAGCACGTTTGATCCGTTCAAGAACATTAGCAGAGGCTAACAAAGAATACATTTTAGCATCAAAAACGCTAGGAACGAGCGATCTGGTCATTATTTTCCGGGAATTGTTGCCCAATCTTAGTTCGTTGATCATCGTTGAAGCGATCTTGAATCTGACATCAAATATCGGGATCGAAGTTGGCCTCTCCTTTTTAGGGTTTGGGCTTCCCGAGTCAGTTCCGAGTTTAGGAACTTTGATCGGTTATGCGCAAGAGCCAGAGATCTTGACAGGAAAAATTTGGGTCTGGCTTCCAGCAGCATTATTGATCTTGTTTTTCTGTGTTGGGTTCAGTTATATCGGTAATGTGATCCGGCGGGCTTTTGATGCACGGCAACGCCTAGGATAG
- a CDS encoding DUF441 domain-containing protein — translation MQTWLFLLLILAVSFFGKNNSLIIATLVVMVLKAFPFLAEKWFPVIQAKGINWGVTIISVAILIPIATGEITFRDLIDAFKMPAGWIAVGCGILVAILSRYGVEQLAATPQVTVALVFGTILGVVFLRGVAAGPVIASGMTFVIISLLGLSFK, via the coding sequence ATGCAAACTTGGCTATTTTTATTATTGATCTTAGCAGTTTCATTTTTTGGCAAAAATAATTCCTTGATCATCGCGACGCTTGTCGTAATGGTGCTCAAAGCTTTCCCTTTTTTAGCGGAAAAATGGTTTCCAGTGATCCAAGCAAAGGGGATCAACTGGGGCGTTACGATCATCTCAGTGGCGATCTTGATCCCGATCGCAACGGGTGAGATCACCTTTAGAGATCTGATCGATGCTTTTAAGATGCCGGCTGGCTGGATCGCAGTCGGTTGTGGGATCTTAGTAGCGATCTTATCGCGTTATGGGGTCGAGCAATTGGCAGCAACACCACAAGTAACAGTCGCGCTTGTTTTTGGAACGATCTTAGGGGTCGTCTTCTTACGTGGCGTTGCTGCTGGTCCAGTGATCGCCAGCGGGATGACCTTTGTGATCATCAGTTTATTAGGTCTTAGTTTTAAGTAA
- the mnmG gene encoding tRNA uridine-5-carboxymethylaminomethyl(34) synthesis enzyme MnmG yields MQFGERYKAKDYDVIVVGAGHAGCEAALASARMGNETLLITINLEMVAFMPCNPSIGGPAKGIVVREVDALGGQMGKNIDKTYVQMRMLNTGKGPAVRALRAQADKSRYSIEMKHTLEDQEHLTLRQGIVDDLIVEDGAVKGVVTNTGACYGAKAVVLTTGTSARGKIIIGELMYSSGPNNTQAAVELSKNLERLGFELKRFKTGTPPRVDGNTIEYDKTEIQPGDTKPHLFSYESNDKDYLDVKQQLSCWLTYTSEMTHKIIRANLDRAPMFSGVIEGVGPRYCPSIEDKIVRFSDKPRHQLFIEPEGRDTSEYYIQGLSTSLPEDVQQQMVHSIPGLEKAQMMRPGYAIEYDIVSPYQLRPTLETKLIKGLYTAGQTNGTSGYEEAAGQGLIAGINAGRHALGKEELVLKRSDAYIGVMIDDLVTKGTNEPYRLLTSRAEYRLILRHDNADLRLTEIGHDLGLISDERFNAFEEKKAEIEAEKKRLSTIRIKPSAAVDAYLEAHGDRPLKDGVLASEFLRRPYVTYADLLQFIAAPDTPLERHVIEQIEIQYKYEGYIKKAYEKVEKLKRMEEKKIPAQIDYEAIEGLATEARQKLTKIRPETLAQAGRISGVNPADLSILAVYIEQGKIAKLD; encoded by the coding sequence ATGCAATTTGGAGAACGCTATAAGGCAAAAGATTATGATGTGATCGTTGTTGGAGCTGGCCATGCGGGGTGTGAAGCGGCATTAGCTTCAGCACGGATGGGAAATGAAACGCTTTTGATCACGATCAATTTAGAAATGGTCGCTTTTATGCCATGTAACCCTTCGATCGGGGGACCGGCTAAAGGGATCGTCGTCCGTGAAGTCGACGCTCTTGGTGGACAAATGGGGAAAAATATCGATAAGACTTACGTTCAAATGCGGATGCTAAATACGGGTAAAGGCCCGGCAGTCCGAGCTTTACGGGCACAAGCTGATAAAAGTCGCTATTCGATCGAGATGAAGCATACGTTAGAAGATCAAGAACATTTAACGTTACGCCAAGGGATCGTTGATGATCTGATCGTTGAAGATGGGGCGGTCAAAGGGGTCGTGACCAACACTGGTGCATGCTACGGTGCTAAGGCAGTCGTTTTGACGACGGGGACTTCAGCTCGCGGTAAGATCATCATCGGCGAATTGATGTATTCTTCAGGACCAAATAATACCCAAGCCGCAGTTGAGCTCTCAAAAAATCTTGAACGTCTAGGCTTTGAGCTCAAACGCTTTAAAACAGGAACACCTCCACGGGTCGATGGCAATACGATCGAATACGATAAAACTGAGATCCAACCTGGTGATACTAAGCCTCATCTTTTCAGTTATGAAAGTAACGATAAAGATTATTTAGACGTCAAACAACAACTTTCTTGCTGGTTGACGTATACCAGTGAGATGACACATAAGATCATCCGCGCTAACCTCGATCGAGCTCCGATGTTTTCTGGGGTGATCGAAGGGGTCGGACCGCGTTATTGTCCATCGATCGAAGATAAGATCGTACGTTTTTCAGATAAACCACGGCATCAACTCTTTATCGAACCTGAAGGACGCGATACATCCGAATACTATATTCAAGGGCTTTCAACTTCCTTACCAGAAGACGTTCAACAACAGATGGTCCACTCGATCCCAGGTTTAGAAAAAGCGCAAATGATGCGCCCAGGCTATGCGATCGAATATGACATCGTTTCCCCATATCAACTGCGACCAACGCTTGAGACGAAGTTGATCAAAGGTCTCTACACGGCTGGACAAACAAACGGGACTTCTGGATATGAAGAGGCTGCTGGTCAAGGGCTGATCGCCGGGATCAACGCTGGGCGACATGCGTTAGGCAAAGAAGAGCTCGTCTTGAAACGAAGCGATGCTTATATCGGTGTGATGATCGATGACCTCGTAACAAAAGGGACGAACGAACCTTACCGTTTATTGACAAGTCGCGCTGAATATCGGTTGATCTTACGACATGATAACGCTGATCTCCGCTTGACTGAGATCGGGCATGACCTTGGTTTGATCTCTGACGAACGCTTTAACGCATTTGAAGAAAAAAAGGCCGAGATCGAAGCCGAAAAGAAACGTTTGTCAACGATCCGCATTAAGCCAAGCGCTGCCGTTGACGCTTACCTTGAAGCGCATGGTGATCGACCTTTAAAAGATGGGGTCTTAGCGAGTGAATTTTTACGGCGACCATACGTGACTTATGCCGATCTTTTACAATTCATCGCTGCTCCAGATACACCGCTTGAACGCCACGTGATCGAACAGATCGAGATCCAATACAAATATGAAGGTTACATCAAAAAGGCGTATGAAAAAGTCGAAAAATTAAAACGTATGGAAGAAAAGAAGATCCCCGCCCAGATCGACTATGAAGCGATCGAAGGTCTAGCGACTGAAGCACGCCAAAAACTGACAAAGATCCGTCCTGAAACATTAGCCCAAGCTGGCCGGATCAGTGGTGTCAACCCAGCTGACTTATCGATCTTGGCAGTTTATATCGAACAAGGTAAGATCGCTAAACTTGACTAA
- a CDS encoding ABC transporter substrate-binding protein — protein sequence MSKKLWEVMLVVGLLMFLGTFTVQANEYQASYTPKGSVKKGGTLRVGYVSDDAFKGIFAQELSSDGLSSNVSQFGTIPLFKADRNDHYTKGGLADLAFDRKAKTATVTIKPKTRWSDGAQVTARDLVFAYELLASPKTNSPYYSEKLENIKGMHAFHTGQAQQIKGLEVKGEKQLVLHFKDFVPGIEYAGSGYLWSVAEPYHYLKDIPLDQLAQSDRISEHALFYGPFKLEKMIPGEVTKWGRNKYYGGTPAKLSGITLEIVPSAQAGQALKLRKYDLFYNAEAVQNIARATKAYQILGSLTPDYTYLGFKVGHKNAAGESVMDKDSPLADRALRQALAYAMNTKQIVKKLSSGLMVPATSVVSPAYGPYHDEKLKAYPFDLKKADQLLDQAGYKWGKDGYRLRPNGEKLNLVIMASGGKKWAILLQNYRQLWKKIGVKVTLYGDRIQEPNVFHEKLHSDNTKFDMWLGTWSLNAEPTAVTMLYTRDSPLNYGNFATKENQALIASLDSKRAFESNYRIKQLNKWQAYMKKEAFVIPMMNMYRLVIVSDHVSGMELDTNRYDIWGNVGLVAD from the coding sequence ATGTCAAAAAAATTATGGGAGGTAATGTTAGTAGTAGGTTTACTTATGTTTTTAGGGACTTTTACTGTTCAAGCTAATGAGTATCAAGCAAGTTATACACCTAAAGGATCTGTCAAAAAAGGAGGGACACTTAGAGTCGGTTATGTCAGTGATGATGCATTTAAGGGGATTTTTGCACAAGAATTGAGTAGTGACGGGCTCTCAAGTAATGTCAGTCAGTTTGGAACGATCCCGTTATTTAAGGCAGATCGAAACGATCACTATACAAAAGGTGGTTTAGCAGATCTTGCTTTTGATCGGAAAGCCAAAACAGCCACTGTTACGATCAAGCCTAAGACACGTTGGTCAGATGGAGCGCAAGTTACAGCACGCGATCTCGTCTTTGCTTACGAACTGTTGGCTTCACCTAAGACTAATTCTCCGTATTATAGTGAGAAACTTGAAAATATTAAAGGGATGCATGCCTTTCATACTGGGCAAGCGCAACAGATCAAAGGGTTAGAAGTTAAAGGAGAAAAGCAATTGGTGCTCCATTTTAAAGACTTTGTTCCGGGGATCGAATATGCAGGATCAGGCTATCTTTGGTCTGTCGCTGAACCATATCATTATTTAAAAGATATTCCACTTGACCAGTTAGCACAAAGTGATCGGATCAGCGAACATGCGCTTTTTTATGGACCCTTTAAACTTGAAAAGATGATCCCAGGTGAAGTGACTAAATGGGGACGCAATAAATATTATGGGGGCACGCCTGCAAAATTATCAGGTATCACGCTTGAAATCGTCCCTTCAGCCCAAGCAGGACAAGCGCTCAAACTCAGAAAATATGATCTGTTTTATAACGCTGAAGCAGTTCAAAATATTGCCAGAGCAACAAAAGCTTATCAGATATTAGGTAGTTTGACACCTGATTATACGTATCTTGGTTTTAAAGTTGGACATAAAAATGCAGCTGGGGAGAGTGTAATGGATAAAGACTCCCCTTTAGCTGATCGAGCTCTGCGGCAAGCCTTAGCCTATGCGATGAATACAAAGCAGATCGTAAAAAAACTCAGCAGTGGATTGATGGTCCCGGCGACAAGTGTAGTCTCACCAGCTTACGGCCCATATCACGACGAGAAGTTAAAGGCTTATCCGTTTGATCTAAAAAAAGCTGACCAGTTATTAGATCAGGCTGGTTACAAGTGGGGAAAAGACGGTTATCGTCTGCGCCCAAATGGTGAAAAGCTGAATTTAGTCATCATGGCTTCTGGCGGGAAAAAGTGGGCAATACTGTTACAAAATTATCGTCAACTTTGGAAAAAGATCGGGGTCAAAGTCACGCTTTATGGTGACCGTATCCAAGAACCAAATGTCTTTCATGAGAAATTACACAGCGATAACACAAAATTTGATATGTGGTTAGGAACATGGAGTTTAAATGCTGAACCTACCGCGGTAACAATGTTATATACACGAGATTCACCTTTGAACTATGGAAATTTTGCAACAAAAGAAAATCAAGCATTGATCGCTTCACTTGATTCCAAGCGGGCTTTTGAGAGTAACTATCGCATCAAACAGCTCAATAAATGGCAAGCGTATATGAAAAAAGAAGCTTTCGTCATTCCAATGATGAACATGTACCGCTTAGTGATCGTTTCAGATCATGTTTCGGGGATGGAACTTGACACAAATAGATACGACATTTGGGGAAATGTCGGATTAGTAGCTGATTAA
- the brnQ gene encoding branched-chain amino acid transport system II carrier protein, whose protein sequence is MQKLTGKKMSFKDYAVVSSLLFGLFFGAGNLIFPLHLGQLAGHNWVPATLGFLVTGVLLPLLSVLAIAITKAEGVYDVGLPLGTGFALVFMVLIHATIGPLFGTPRTATVAYSVGLQPFLGANNHWGLLLFSALFFAAAFAFSYKENDILSNVGKVLNPLFLVLLTLVFVVAFANPLGQTTGAPVTAAYTSFSTALTNGFLEGYNTMDALAGLAFGVTVVTAIKQMGFRDSKSVSLVTAKSGFFSMGAVALIYLLLIVLGAMSLGQFKLSAEGGTAFSQIVTAYAGSVGQAVLATLLTVTCLTTAVGLVAAFAQDFHNHFPKVSYHVWLFLSCFASFLTANFGLETIIAWSTPMLMFLYPLSMVLILLSVFSPLFKRDGVVYLAVVVCTVVPAFFDMIVAFPKVVSHSTFGLAVGNLRAHLPLASIGMSWIVPALVGLVVGLLVHFVRRNSLPEMVEE, encoded by the coding sequence ATGCAAAAACTTACAGGAAAAAAGATGTCGTTTAAAGATTATGCTGTTGTCAGTTCGTTACTTTTCGGTCTCTTCTTTGGAGCTGGAAACTTGATCTTCCCTCTTCACCTTGGCCAATTAGCCGGCCACAACTGGGTCCCAGCTACATTAGGCTTTCTTGTGACTGGTGTCTTACTGCCATTATTATCTGTTTTAGCGATCGCCATCACTAAAGCTGAAGGGGTCTATGATGTAGGGTTACCACTTGGAACAGGTTTTGCCCTTGTCTTTATGGTCTTGATCCACGCTACGATCGGACCACTTTTCGGAACTCCAAGAACAGCGACAGTCGCTTATTCTGTCGGGCTCCAACCTTTCTTAGGGGCAAATAATCACTGGGGACTGCTCTTATTTTCAGCTTTATTTTTTGCCGCAGCTTTCGCATTTTCGTATAAAGAAAATGACATCCTCTCTAATGTCGGTAAAGTTTTGAATCCTTTGTTCTTAGTTCTTTTGACGCTCGTATTCGTCGTCGCCTTTGCTAATCCACTTGGTCAAACAACTGGTGCACCTGTTACAGCTGCTTATACTTCATTTTCAACTGCTTTGACAAATGGCTTCCTTGAAGGCTACAACACAATGGATGCTTTAGCTGGACTTGCTTTTGGGGTAACAGTCGTAACAGCGATCAAGCAGATGGGGTTCCGCGATTCAAAGAGCGTTTCTTTAGTAACTGCTAAATCTGGCTTCTTCTCGATGGGAGCTGTCGCTTTGATCTACTTGCTCTTGATCGTTTTAGGTGCAATGTCACTTGGTCAGTTCAAACTGTCAGCTGAAGGTGGGACAGCCTTTTCACAGATCGTTACAGCTTACGCTGGTTCAGTCGGACAAGCTGTCTTAGCCACGCTTTTGACCGTTACTTGCTTAACGACTGCTGTAGGGCTCGTAGCTGCTTTTGCCCAAGATTTCCACAACCATTTTCCAAAAGTTAGCTACCATGTTTGGTTGTTCCTCAGTTGTTTTGCTTCTTTCTTGACTGCTAACTTTGGTTTAGAGACGATCATCGCTTGGTCAACACCGATGTTGATGTTCTTGTACCCACTTTCCATGGTCTTGATCTTGCTTTCAGTCTTTTCACCACTCTTCAAACGTGATGGGGTCGTTTACTTAGCAGTTGTTGTCTGCACCGTCGTGCCAGCTTTCTTCGATATGATCGTTGCCTTTCCAAAAGTGGTCAGCCACAGCACCTTTGGCTTGGCAGTTGGTAACCTCCGCGCCCACCTACCCCTTGCTAGCATCGGAATGTCTTGGATCGTTCCAGCTTTAGTCGGCTTAGTCGTTGGTTTATTAGTCCACTTCGTACGTCGCAATTCCTTACCGGAAATGGTCGAAGAATAA
- the opp4B gene encoding oligopeptide ABC transporter permease, translating to MIKTTLRRLVLMIPQIIILSLIVFWLAKLMPGDPFTGLITPETSAKQIEYLRQKAGFYDPWYVQYWHWIVRLFHGDLGLSYQFKIPVTRLLAQRISNTLWLSLLTMILSYLFALPLGVIAGRYENTSRDKLIQLYSFITYAIPAFIFYLLGIYIFGYKLKWFPTSGSVSVDVNGGLAYFFSRIDHMLLPAILMALISTTAVVQYLRSEIIDNSKQDYVKTALAKGVPESVVFRKHIFRNSLLPIAAFLGYSITGLLGGSIFVETIFGYPGMGLLFMDSITGRDYSVITVLVLLYGILTLIGSLLSDIILSLVDPRVRID from the coding sequence TTGATAAAAACGACTTTACGCCGGTTAGTTTTGATGATCCCGCAGATCATCATTTTGAGCCTTATCGTTTTTTGGCTGGCAAAATTGATGCCAGGGGATCCTTTTACAGGGTTGATCACCCCAGAGACTTCAGCAAAACAGATCGAATATTTGCGCCAAAAGGCAGGTTTTTACGATCCGTGGTACGTTCAATATTGGCATTGGATCGTACGCTTATTTCACGGTGATCTAGGTCTGAGCTACCAATTTAAGATCCCAGTGACTCGTTTATTAGCCCAACGGATCAGTAATACATTGTGGCTTTCGCTTTTGACGATGATCTTGAGCTACTTATTTGCGTTACCTTTAGGGGTGATCGCGGGAAGGTATGAGAACACTTCACGTGATAAATTGATCCAACTGTACTCATTTATCACATATGCGATCCCAGCTTTTATCTTCTACTTATTAGGGATCTATATTTTTGGCTATAAGCTCAAATGGTTTCCAACATCAGGCTCAGTCAGTGTAGATGTCAACGGAGGTTTAGCTTATTTCTTTAGTCGGATCGATCATATGCTGTTGCCTGCGATCTTGATGGCTTTGATCAGTACAACAGCAGTCGTGCAATACCTTAGAAGTGAGATCATCGATAATTCTAAACAAGACTACGTTAAAACGGCTTTAGCCAAAGGTGTACCAGAGAGTGTTGTTTTTCGCAAACATATCTTTCGCAATTCATTACTGCCGATCGCAGCCTTTTTAGGTTATTCGATCACAGGGCTTTTAGGGGGCTCGATCTTTGTTGAAACGATCTTTGGCTACCCAGGTATGGGGCTCTTATTTATGGACTCGATCACAGGACGCGATTATTCAGTGATCACGGTTTTAGTTCTTTTATATGGGATCTTGACTTTGATCGGTTCTTTATTGTCAGATATCATTTTAAGTCTTGTTGATCCACGTGTACGGATCGATTAG
- a CDS encoding ATP-binding cassette domain-containing protein: MNNLITVKDLKVYYPIRSGFFNRVTDYVYAVDGVSFEILPGESYGIIGESGSGKSTIGQALVGLLDATDGQIIYQGQDVTEKRVRKKMMYNRDVQMIFQDSLSSLNPKKKIIDIVGEPLKNFENLTGDTLKARVLELLATVGLDEEAMYKYPHEFSGGQRQRIGVARAVASNPKLIIADEPVSALDLSVQAQVLNYMKKIQKKYGVAYLFISHDLGVVHHMCDHLAIMHRGRFVEVGTREDIYEDPLHIYTKRLLAAIPRIDVSRREEDRLFRTKIEEEYIAQKEQYYDEAGRVYALEKITQTHYVALRKEGE; encoded by the coding sequence ATGAATAACTTGATCACGGTAAAGGATCTAAAAGTCTACTATCCGATCCGTTCGGGCTTTTTTAACCGAGTAACTGATTATGTTTATGCAGTCGATGGAGTCTCATTTGAGATCTTACCAGGGGAAAGTTATGGGATCATTGGTGAATCTGGTTCGGGGAAATCGACGATCGGTCAAGCGCTCGTGGGACTTTTAGACGCAACAGATGGCCAGATCATTTATCAAGGCCAAGATGTGACAGAAAAAAGAGTTCGTAAGAAGATGATGTATAACCGCGATGTCCAAATGATCTTTCAAGATTCGCTCTCGAGTTTGAATCCAAAGAAAAAGATCATCGACATCGTCGGCGAGCCGCTAAAAAATTTTGAAAATCTCACAGGTGATACTTTAAAAGCACGTGTTTTAGAATTGCTAGCGACAGTTGGATTAGATGAAGAAGCAATGTATAAATATCCACATGAATTTTCAGGAGGACAGCGCCAACGGATCGGGGTCGCACGGGCAGTGGCGTCAAATCCGAAATTGATCATTGCCGATGAGCCAGTCTCAGCTTTAGATCTATCAGTGCAAGCTCAAGTTTTGAACTACATGAAAAAGATCCAAAAAAAATATGGAGTCGCCTATTTATTCATCTCACATGATCTCGGTGTCGTCCACCATATGTGTGACCATCTAGCGATCATGCATCGAGGACGTTTTGTCGAAGTTGGCACACGTGAAGACATTTACGAAGATCCATTACATATCTATACTAAAAGGCTTTTAGCGGCGATCCCACGGATCGATGTCAGTCGGCGTGAAGAAGATCGGCTTTTTCGAACTAAGATCGAAGAAGAATACATTGCCCAAAAAGAACAATACTATGATGAAGCTGGGCGTGTTTACGCGCTTGAGAAGATCACCCAAACACATTATGTGGCTCTGAGAAAGGAAGGTGAATAG
- a CDS encoding ABC transporter ATP-binding protein, with the protein MIGKNKFKFKGSELVLLEIKNASTAFKVKGHYYNALDKIDLTVNEDEVVAIVGESGCGKSTLATSIIGLHDPVRTKVTGSILFKGKELVGASEKELNTLRGAQIGMIFQDPLAALNPLMRVGEQIKENLDLHTDLSEIEKKTRVEELLLAVGIEQAAQVVNYYPHELSGGMRQRVIIAIAIACQPELIIADEPTTALDVTIQAQILDLLKEIQAKNHAGIVLITHDLGVVAQMADRVCVMYAGQVVEKGTTRQIFEDPKHPYTRSLLRSMPQADEPTKELYVIKGMVPSLQQLEHRGCRFAKRDPRLAALEHEEEPQMHQVAPGHFVRCICWRNFTFLEE; encoded by the coding sequence ATGATTGGTAAAAATAAATTTAAGTTCAAAGGAAGTGAGCTCGTGTTATTAGAGATCAAAAATGCAAGTACTGCGTTTAAAGTCAAAGGGCATTATTATAATGCGCTAGATAAGATCGATCTAACTGTCAATGAAGATGAAGTCGTCGCGATCGTCGGTGAATCGGGGTGTGGAAAGAGTACTCTTGCGACAAGTATCATCGGCCTGCATGACCCAGTACGGACGAAGGTGACGGGAAGTATTTTATTTAAAGGCAAAGAGCTAGTCGGAGCATCTGAGAAAGAGTTGAATACTTTACGGGGCGCTCAGATCGGGATGATCTTTCAAGATCCGTTAGCGGCATTGAATCCGCTGATGCGGGTCGGAGAACAGATCAAAGAAAATCTTGACCTACACACTGATCTGAGTGAGATCGAAAAAAAGACTCGCGTCGAAGAGCTTTTATTAGCAGTCGGGATCGAACAAGCTGCCCAAGTTGTCAACTACTATCCCCATGAACTTTCGGGGGGGATGCGCCAACGGGTCATTATTGCGATCGCGATCGCCTGTCAGCCAGAGCTCATTATTGCAGATGAGCCGACGACTGCACTCGATGTGACGATCCAAGCTCAGATCTTAGACTTATTAAAGGAGATCCAAGCTAAAAATCATGCCGGGATCGTCTTGATCACCCATGATCTTGGTGTTGTCGCCCAGATGGCTGATCGGGTCTGCGTGATGTATGCTGGGCAAGTCGTTGAAAAAGGAACGACGCGCCAGATCTTTGAAGATCCAAAGCATCCGTATACGCGCTCGCTTCTCCGTTCGATGCCACAAGCAGATGAACCGACAAAAGAGCTGTATGTGATCAAAGGGATGGTGCCTTCGTTACAGCAGTTAGAACATAGAGGCTGTCGCTTTGCCAAACGTGATCCGCGTTTAGCTGCGTTAGAACACGAAGAAGAACCGCAAATGCATCAAGTTGCGCCAGGACATTTTGTGCGTTGTATCTGTTGGCGCAACTTCACATTTCTCGAAGAATAA